The Roseofilum casamattae BLCC-M143 genome includes the window TACAAAGAAACCGAAGTCCAAGCTCAACGAGAAAAACTGCCCTTAAGCAAGTTAAAACAACGCATCGATAGCGTTGCTCCACCGAAAAACTTTCTCCAAGCCTTGCGCCAAGGCAAAACCCAACCCGCGCTCATTGCGGAGGTCAAAAAAGCCTCTCCATCGAAAGGCATCATCCGCGAAAACTTCGATCCGGTAGAAATTGCTCGGGCTTACGATCGCGGAGGTGCGAGCTGCCTTTCCGTCCTCACCGATCGCAAATTTTTCCAAGGCAGCTTCGAGAATTTAGCCAAAGTCCGCGCAGCAGTCGATTTGCCCCTACTGTGCAAAGAATTTATTATTTATCCCTATCAAATGTACCAAGCGCGCCTCCATGGCGCCGATGCGGTACTCTTAATTGCGGCAATTTTATCCGATCGCGACTTAAATTATTTTACCAAAATCATTCGCGCCCTCGGCATGACTCCCCTCGTCGAAGTCCATTCCCTAGAAGAACTCGATCGCGTCCTCAGCTTAGACAATATCGAGCTAATTGGCATCAACAACCGCAACCTAGAAGATTTTACCGTCGATCTGCGGACAACTGAAGAACTGGTTAATGCCCGGCGATCGCAACTGCAAGAGAGAGATATCGTTTTAGTGAGCGAGTCCGGACTGCATACCGCCCAGGATCTGCAATTTGTCGCTTCCGTCGGTGCCAACGCCGTGTTAATCGGGGAATCTTTAGTAAAAAAAGATAACCCAACCGAAGCGATCGCCACCTTATTCGTTTAACCTAGTCATCATACCTTCTTCTCTCCTGCGCGAGACAGCTCCAACATCCCAACTCAACCCGCACTACCACTAAAATTACCCATGCCGCCGATTCCGGTTCCTTCCCATGTTCATTACGAACTTTTGCTCCAACTCCTAGAACGCCAAACTCGCATTGCTGTCGAAAATCAACCTCTTCAACGAGAACAAGTCAAACAACTGATTGCAACCTTAAGAAAAGCCTTAGCCCAGCAGAGACAATTAGAGCAAAGCTGCGAACAAGCCAACTTACCCATCGAATATCGCTGGTCTTTAAACGAAGATTAGTTAGCCCAACTCCCCGCTACCGATCCTCTCTGCGCTCTCCGTGGTTTTCTCCCACTTATCCCAAACAATTGCGATCGCGCGATCGCGATTTCTCTTCAGCGATCGGGTTAACATTAGATTAAGGGGTAAATCAATTATAGCGAATGCCGACCGTCAATCAATGTTAAAACCAGGAACCTTAGTACGCATACTCTATCCAGACTATGTCGCAGGAACATTAGGATATCTTCAAGCTCAAGAAGATCGAGGACGGTGGATAGTTCGCTTAACCCAAAATCCAATTGAAGCTCCCGATGAACCCCTACTCTTGTCATTAGAAGAATCGGAGTTTGAGCTACTCGATTCTACTAAACCATAACAAAACTAGATTGAGGCGATCGCAATGATTAATGATTCTTTTTTATATCCTTACCATTCGTACTATGGAAAACTCACGCCAGAAAATTTGGCTTTCAACGCCAACCTGCAAGAATTTTCGGAAAAAATTAATATTATCAGTGCTTTAGAAAACGGAGGGAAAATTTCGACGGTTGAATGCTACCGTCGCATTCAAGCATTATGGGAAGACTTCGAGCAAGCGACTCGAAAATTAGGAATCGAGCATTCAAGCTGAGCAGATACCGTGCTATGTACTGGGAGAGGGAGCGTTAGGGTAAGCGATACTCCCTGACTATTTCCTGTTCCCCGTTCCCGATTCACCATATAATAACGATGAATTGGCTAAAACGAGCGATCGCATGGTAAAACTGAGCTTCTGCATTATTGTCAAAAATGAAGAAAAAAATCTTCCTGCTTGTCTGAAAAGCGTCGCTGATGCGGTAGACCAGATGGTGGTTTTAGATACCGGATCGAGCGATCGCACCGTCGAAATTGCCAAAGAATGGGGAGCCGAAGTCCATCATTTTGAATGGTGCAATGATTTTGCGATCGCCCGCAATGAATCTCTCAAATATGCTACAGGAGACTGGATTTTAGTCTTAGATGCGGACGAGCATTTAAATCCAGCCGTCATTCCCCATCTGCAACCCGCTATGGCAGCTAAAGATGTACTCGTCCTTAACTTAGTTCGCCATGAAATAGGCGCTACCCAGTCACCTTATTCTCTCGTATCGCGCCTATTCCGCAATCATCCACAAGTGCGATTTACTCGTCCCTATCATGCCATCATTGACGATGATGTAGAAACCCTGTTGCAACAGGAATCTCATTGGAAAATTGCCAACATTCCCGAGATTGCGATCGACCATTACGGTTACGAACCGGAAGTTATTGCCAGCAAAGATAAGACTAACCGGGCGAGATTGGCCATGGAGCGCTATTTAGCAAACCATCCTGGAGATCCCTATACCTGCAGTAAATTAGGAGCGCTCTACACCCAAATGGGTAAGGTAAAGGAAGGCATTGAACTGCTAGAAAATGCACTCCCCAATGCCAATGACGATTTGGTTCGCTATGAATTTTATTACCATTTAGGATTGGCTTACGGTCGCTTGCAGAAATGGAAGAAAGCCAGCCAGTATTACCAAAAGGCGATCGCTCTCGAGATTTTACTTCCGCTAAAGTTAGGAGCCTACAATAATTTGGGTAACCTATTACAAGCCCAAGGCAATTTAGCGGATGCTCTGCTCGCGTATCAAACAACTATTGAAATCGATCCCACCTTTGCCATCGGCCACTATAATCGCGGCATGACTTTCCGCTTATTAGGAAAGCTCGATAGCGCGATCGCTGCTTATGGAAAAGCGATCGAACATAATCCTCGCTATGCCAAAGCCTATCAAAATTTGGGCGTTGCTTATCTCAAAGGAGGGAATGTGGATGAAAGCTTGAGAGCTTTTGCGCAAGCTATCTCGCTCTATCGAGAGATTAATCCGGCTGAAGGCGATCGCTTGCGAGTAGAATTAGCTGCAATGGGATTTTCTGTGGCGCGAGATTAACAGTTGGTTTATCGGGAGGATTTGTTATGATGAATTGGGATTATCGTGTTTTTCATGAAGACAATGGCGATTATACAATTCGTGAAGTTTTTTATGCAGAAGATGGTTCAATTGTAGGGTGTACAGAACACGAAGTATCCCCTCTCGGTAGATCTTTAGCTGAATTAACTGAGGATCTGCAAGCATTTACTGATGCTCTAACGAAACCAGTTTTGCGATTATCCGATTTTCCAAAAGATATTGCACGGCGAGAAGAGCGTAAAACACTAAGCAAAACAATTTCTCACGAACAAGTTTTAGTCGAGTTAGGCTTGAGCGAATCGCAGGCAATTGTTTAAAATGAAATTGGGTATCTAAATTGGGAAATTGCTCTGAATTCATATGGAACCATCAACCGAATCAACTTACCCGATTGAAACTCAGGACTTGCGAAAAGTCTATCGCACGGGATTTTGGTTAAATAAAACCATCGAATCCCTCAAATCCTGTTCGTTGCAAGTGTATCCGGGAGAAACCTTTGGACTGCTCGGACCGAATGGTGCGGGAAAAACCACGTTGCTGAAAACCCTACTGGGTATTGTCCGACCTACTTCCGGACGCGGAACCCTCCTCGGCCGTCCTCTAGGCGATCGCAGCGTCAAACAAAAAATTGGTTATTTACCCGAAAACTCATATTTCTATGATTATCTCACCGGCTGGGAATTCTTACAATTTACCGCCGGATTATTTCAGATTCCGAAATCGGTTTCTCGCACTCGAATTCCCGAACTTTTAGAGCAAGTCGGTCTTTCCGTACAAATTGCGAAAACTCAGCAATTGCGCCAATATTCTAAAGGGATGAAACAGAGAATTGGCTTTGCCCAAGCCCTAATTAACGATCCAGACATTATTTTTCTCGACGAACCCATGTCCGGATTAGATCCTATCGGGCGCTATCAGATGCGCGAAATTATTTTATCGCTGAAAAAAGTAGGAAAAACTCTATTCCTGAACTCCCATATTTTATCCGATGTCGAGCAAGTTTGCGATCGCATCGCCATTTTATCCCAAGGTCGGCTAATTTGCACCGGCTCCTTAGATGAGTTGCTCGGAAAACCAGAAACCTATCACGTCCGCGGTAAAGGAGGCAACTCAGACACCATTAGACGCTGGATTCCCCACTTATCTTTCGATCGCGATGTTTGGTATGGCGAACTCGAAGGGAACCCCTACGATTTCACGGCCAGCCTGCGCTTGATGGATGCCGAATTAATCGAACTCAAGCTAGCACGCCAATCCTTGGAAGACTTTTTTCAAGAGGCGATCGCCACTTAAGCGGCCGAGGGGCAAAATGTGAGTACGATAACCTATTACCCCTTCCCATTCTCTAAAGTGCAACCGAGAGATTACCAGATTCCAGAAGAAACAGTTAATATAGCGTTGCTGGCCTAACATAACCTGCACGACAAGCACTATGAGAATCTTGGTAACGGGAGGAGCCGGATTTGTTGGCTCTCACCTGATTGACCGCTTAATGGAAGCCAATCATGATGTCATCTGTTTAGACAATTTCTATACTGGGAATAAGCGTAATATTCTCCATTGGCGAGATAACCCAAATTTTGAACTAATCCGGCACGACGTAACCGAACCCATTCGGTTAGAAGTTGACCAGATCTATCACTTGGCTTGTCCAGCCTCACCCATACACTACCAATACAACCCGATTAAAACCACCAAAACCAGCGTTTTGGGAACGATTAATATGTTGGGATTGGCCAAACGAGTCAAGGCACGAATACTCCTGGCATCTACCTCAGAAATTTACGGCGACCCCAATGTCCATCCGCAAAGAGAAGAGTATTGGGGTAACGTTAACACTATTGGTATTCGCTCCTGCTATGACGAAGGCAAGCGGATCGCCGAAACCTTATGTTTTGACTACCATCGCGAGCATGGTATCGAAATTCGCGTGGCTCGGATTTTCAATACTTATGGCTCGCGAATGCTGGAAAATGACGGTCGAGTCGTGAGTAATTTTGTCGTACAAGCTCTCAAAGGCATTCCGCTCACCGTTTATGGTGATGGGTCGCAAACCCGAAGTTTCTGCTATGTTTCCGATCTCGTCGATGGATTGATTCGGCTCATGAATGGCGATCGTGAAGGACCGGTCAATTTAGGCAATCCAGACGAGTATACGATTTTGGAACTGGCTGAGAAGATTCAACAAACCATTAATCCGGATGCCAAAATTGAGTTCAAACCCCTTCCCGCCGACGATCCTCGGCAGAGACAGCCCGATATTACTCGCGCCCGAGAATGGTTGGGATGGCAACCGACGATTCCTCTAGAAGAAGGATTGAGCAAAACCATTGCCGATTTCCGCGATCGCCTCTTCTCTTCCTGAAGAGTTTTTAAGCATCGAGCGGATACATACGGATCGGGCACTTATCTTACTGTAAATCTCAAACAACTATATCGAGGAGAATCTATGAAAGTTTGCGTCATTGGTACCGGTTACGTTGGTTTGGTCACCGGTGTTTGCCTGGCTCACTGCGGCCACCACGTCATCTGCATTGACAACAATGAAGAAAAAGTCAAATTGATGAAGTCCGGACAGTCCCCGATCTACGAACCGGGATTATCCGAGTTGATGCAAGCATCGGCCAAGGCAGGCAATCTGGAGTTTAGTTCCGATCTGGCGGGAGGGGTAGCTCATGGAGATATCTTGTTCATTGCGGTGGGGACTCCCGCTCTCCCCACTGGAGACAGCGATACCCGCTATGTCGAAGCCGTGGCTCGCGGCATTGGCGCTCATCTCACCGAAGGATATAAAGTCATTGTCAATAAATCTACGGTTCCCATTGGCTCTGGAGATTGGGTGCGGATGATCGTTCTCGACGGTATTGCAGAGCGACAAAAGGCTGGAGTTTCCGGCGAAGAAGCACTGACGGAAATTAAGGCCGAGTTTGATGTGGTCAGTAATCCAGAATTTTTGCGCGAAGGTTCGGCAGTGTTCGATACGTTCAATCCCGATCGCATCGTCCTCGGCAGCAACGGCGAAAAGGCGATCGCCATGATGCAAGAGCTGTATACTCCCATCGTCGAGCGCAAAGTGGGCGAAGATGCCTCTCTGCCTCCCGTCCCCGTGGTTGTCACTGACCTCAGCTCGGCGGAAATGATTAAATATGCCGCCAACGCCTTCTTAGCCACTAAAATTAGCTTCATCAACGAAGTCGCCAATATCTGCGACAAAGTGGGAGCCGATGTTACCCAAGTCGCTAAAGGTATCGGCCTTGATTCTCGCATTGGCAAAAAGTTCTTGCAAGCTGGCATTGGTTGGGGAGGTTCCTGTTTCCCCAAAGATGTTTCGGCATTAATTCATACCGCTGATGACTATAACTACGAAGCAGAGCTGCTCAAAGCTGCCGTGAGCGTTAACGATCGGCAACGGTTGATTGCTGTGGAAAAACTGCAACACGAGTTGAAAATTCTCAAAGGGAAAACCATTGGTTTCTTAGGGTTAACCTTCAAACCCGATACTGATGATATGCGCGATGCGCCAGCTTTAAACCTGATCGAGCAACTGAGCCGCTTGGGTGCCAAACTGAAAGCCTACGACCCCATTATCTCTCAGTCGGGAATGCGCCACGGACTCTCTGATGTCATTGTCGAAACCGATCCGGAAATGCTCGCCGATGGATGCGACGCTTTGGTTTTGGTTACTGACTGGCAGCAATTCTTGACCTTAGACTATGCCAAAATGGCGAGTAAAATGGCTCATCCCGTCATGATTGATGGTCGTAACTTCCTCGATAGTAAGCAACTCGAGGCAGCCGGTTTCCATTATGTTGGCGTCGGCCGATAAGCTCTAGCTATTGGTATTTAAAAATGCAATCTTAACACGAATTTCCCTATTCTCCGGACGAGGGGAGGGAACCAGCATTTTCAATGCTACCCGTTAGTGTTACGATATATTCCAGAATAAAGGTTTGAGAGTCCTGGGGGTGAAGATCCTTGGGGCTTTTTTTTGGGAACGTTAAAGATAGGCGATCGCGATCGGGTTTCTGAGCAGCTAGAGATCGCGGACAATCATAGGCAAATCCTAAAACTTACTCAGGACATGATGTTTAGCGATCGCAAACCGATAGAAACTCTCAAATCTCAAGATTTTCTCCGGTGAAAGTGACAAGAGAGGAATATATTGACTCATTTTGTTTCTCCTCCTGTGTATTCTAACAACACAATAGATGAAGTGGGTAGTATTTGGAGGTAAATGTTCTCGGTGAATATGAGCGACAGCAATAATGATACCCCTCTTCTGTCACTCTGGGAAAACCCTTGTCTTGACTGAATTCTAGAACTCTTACAGGATATGCGATCGCGCAATACCTCACGCCTGCGATCGCTATTTGCTTGGAAACATCAGTAAGCTATGATTAGTGCGAACTCCTATATTGATGAAACAGCCAGCCAATAAATTCAGCCATCTCACGGCGATCGATCGCCAGCGCTTATCTTTTCCTGCTCGTTATTTATTAGCCCAAAAATTATTGCACGGACAAATCTTAGACTTTGGCTGCGGGTTGGGTAATGATGTTCAGCTCTTGTCCGAACGAGGCTTGCAAATTCAAGGCTACGATCCGTACTATTTCCCGAAATATCCCGATCGCAAATTCGATACAATTATTTGCCTGTACGTGCTCAATGTTTTATTCCCCGAAGAGCAAGCTAATGTCATCATGGACATCTCTCATCTCTTACAACCGGGTGGAAAAGCCTATTACGCCGTTCGCCGAGATCTAAAAAGACAGGGATTTCGACAACATTACGTACACAAGAAACCGACATACCAATGTATTGTTAAATTGCCATTTCAGTCGATTCATGTCGATAAATTCTGCGAAATTTACGAATACGTTCGCTATAACGATCGCAAACATTCAGACAACTCTTGTATTTTTTGCAATCCGCGCAAGAGCTTAACTCTACTGACAGAATCAGCCACAGCCTATGCCATTCTCGATGGTTATCCGGTCAGTAAAGGTCACGCACTGGTCGTGCCGAAACGTCATATTTCCAATTATTTTGACTTGCCATTTAAGGAACAATCTGCCTGCTGGTTGATGGCAAATAAAGTACAAGAAATCTTGCTGAAAGAGTTTCAACCCGATGGGTTTAATGTGGGGATCAATATCAATGAGGCAGCGGGACAAAAAATGAACCATGTCGCCATTCATATCATTCCTCGCTATCGAAACGATGCCGGAAAACGTCGCGGTGGCATTCGCCATATCTTGCCCAAAAATCATTAATTGGCCAAAACGGACGCTAACAAAAACCCCACTATGAGTGTAGTGGGGTTTTTCCGCGAGCGGATCGAAATTCAGCTCTTAGCTAATCAATGGCGTTTAAGCGTCACTTTCAATGTGAATAAACAATAAACCCATGACCACAGCGGGCATAACCATACCAACTAAAGGTACTAAAACATAGGGTAAAAACGAAGCAGCATAAGCACCTGTCATTTCTCAACTCTCCTTGTGACAAATTTACTGTTTAAGATGTTATCGCACTCGAAATGGTGCGATCGCCAAGTCTCTGGCATTATTTGTGAAAAGACTCGTAAGTCCTAGCCGACAGACCAGACCTTATTGACCACTTCTTGTAAGGGTTGTAGGTGCGGAGTTAAGCACAGGAAATAAGCAAAAAATGCTCCACCACAAGCACCCAGGAAGAAGCTGCTGGCGAAATCTCCCCAGCCATCTTTGTCCCACAGATTGGAAGGAGCTGCTGGAGTTGCAGATTCTACGGGAGGATAGTTAACATCAGCCGCACCATGCAACGAGAGAGCAACGGTTAAAATAGAAATCATACCGATGGTTGCTAACAAACCGGCTAAACTAGCTAAATCGGTTTCTCGCAGGGGGCCGAGAACAGCAAACGGCCCGTAAAGGAAATATCCGTGAGCCATACCGACTTCCAGTCCTCGGCGACTGGCCGAAAGACCTTTGCGGTAAGCTGGGAGATTGCCGATAAATGTGCGGGTAAATGCAGAGTCGCTAATCGGAGTGGAGAGATGACCGACTTGGGGGTCGCTATAGGCTGTAATCATCTCAATGTCTCTGGAATCTGCCATATATTCTTCTCCTCTTTATTATTGAAAATTGGCATCAACACTTAACGTCATATCTTAAGCACAAATGGGGATGTGTTGTTACCAAGTCTCTGCTCTGCTTTAGAAAAGTTTATTTTTAGGGGATCGAAACGGGAATTCAACCGGACTAGAAGGAGATTTACCGTTCTTTCTGTAAATTTTTGTTAAGATATTTTGACCGTCGATCCCATTACCCAGATACATCAACCGATCCCCGAGCAAATTGAGATTTAGATAGCAAGCAAGGCATCAACCAGAACTCAGGGATTGGTATACTATCTACTCAGTTTTGAGGATTTATAGAACTATGTTTGCCATTATTTCCTTTATTGTTGGGGGAGCTGCGGGCATCGGCATTGCCTACTCGCTGCTGGAAAACCGACTTAGCAGCCAGCAAGAGTCTTTACACAGCGAGCACCAACAGGCGATCGCGCAGTTGGAAAAAGACTATCAGTTGCGCTTGGAGATGAAGACGGAAGAGGAGCAACAACCCGAGAGCGTTCCGACTCAGCAGTCCGAGGAATCCGATAATTCTAGAGCACAGGTGGCTCGGCCGGAACCCGCCACTACATCGGCTGCTGCTGCCGGAGGAACTGAGGTGACTCAAACCCTCCAAGATATGCGAACGTTGGTGGCTCAAGAGTCTCTGGTTCGCCAGGTGACATTAGCCCAACGGGATAAATATCAAACTAATGCTCAAGAGGCGGTACAAGGGACCGAAGCTCCGGAAGCTCCTACCGATCCTCCCGTTCCGTACCCGGAAATTTCTGTTCCTCCAGCGTCGGCGGCAGCCAACCCTTCCCCCCCCATCCGTAAACTTGAACTAAACATCAATACAGATGATGGGGAGCCAACTCCAGAACCAGTCTCAGAACCAGTTTCGGCAGACGTTTTAGACTCGAAAGCGCAGGTGGCTCCCCCGGAAACAGAACCGGTGAAGCAGATTCCCGTTCCTCAAGCTCCCGACCCCAAACAAATGATTCAGTCGTTAGGAGCTTGGCCGCAGTTGTCGGCTCTGCCTCAACTCTTAGGGTATGTTCGCGATCCAAATCCGGAGATTCGTTCTTCAGTGGCGGTCAGTCTGGGACGGCTGGCAGCCTCATGTCCCCTAACTGCAGAGATCGAACGGATGGTGTCTTCGGTGGGACAATTGAGTCAAGATGCTCATCCTCAAGTGCGCGAGAGAGCGATCGCCGCTTTGGGAGAAATTCGCTCCGATCGCGTCTTTCCTTACCTGCAACGGGCGTTGAGCGATGCCAATCCAAATGTGAAGAAAGCAGCCTCGCAAGCCTTGCAAAAACTCAAACCCAGCTATCAGGGTCGGAGCACTACTGGGAGGAAGCCGAGAGCCTTATGGGAGAGTCGATAGAGAATCGGTCGATCTCGAGATCGTCAAGCCTAGTTCTTCTCGCCTTGATATCGCCAAAATTCTCCCAGAAAGGCAACTATTCCCGACATGACGATGAGAATCACGCTGAGGGCATTAATGTCAGGTTTTACGCCAGTTCTGATGCGGCTAAAGATTTCCATCGGTAGAGTATTAAACCCGCTACCGGCAGTAAAGCTGGAGATGAGGAAGTCATCCATACTGAGAACGAAAGCGAGCAAACATCCAGAGACAATACCGGGCAACAGTTGCGGAAGCAGTACTTGCAGAAAGGCTTGGAGGGGAGTAGCGCCGAGATCGAGGGCGGCTTCTTCCAAATGGGGATCGAGATCGGCCAGCCGAGTTGAGACGACTAGAGCGATATAGGCCAGACAGAAGACAATATGGGCTGCGACAATGGTCCAGAGGTTGAGGGGAATGGCGAAGACAGCGAGGAAAACCAGGGTTGCAACGGCGATCGCAATATCTGGGATAATCAAAGGAAGATAAGAGATTCCGAGATAGAGAGATTTACCGCGAAATTGATATTTAGCCAATCCGACTGCCATTAATGTCCCTAAGACGGCGGAGATGCCGACGGCACAAACGGCAACGAGCAAGCTGGTTTGCAAGGAGGAGAGGATTCTCGAATCGGAAAAGAGTTTGATATACCACTCGAAGGTAAAGCCTTTCCAACCCGCACTATAGGCAGATTGATTGAAACTGTAGAAGGCGAGGACGAGAATGGGGAGATACATAAACCCAAACATGGCAACGGTAAATGCTACTTGCCAGGACACTCGCACTTTGGGTTTGGAAGAGAGCAGTTCTTCTGGGGGTTGCAGGGATGAAGTCATATCAATTAATAATTAATAATTAACAATTAATAATGGGGATGGTTTGCAAATTGAGGAAATACCATCGCTAGGCTTGTGGA containing:
- the trpC gene encoding indole-3-glycerol phosphate synthase TrpC translates to MQIRRRPPSPSFSISHMRYQVSVPGSEPQNILEEIVWYKETEVQAQREKLPLSKLKQRIDSVAPPKNFLQALRQGKTQPALIAEVKKASPSKGIIRENFDPVEIARAYDRGGASCLSVLTDRKFFQGSFENLAKVRAAVDLPLLCKEFIIYPYQMYQARLHGADAVLLIAAILSDRDLNYFTKIIRALGMTPLVEVHSLEELDRVLSLDNIELIGINNRNLEDFTVDLRTTEELVNARRSQLQERDIVLVSESGLHTAQDLQFVASVGANAVLIGESLVKKDNPTEAIATLFV
- a CDS encoding DUF5340 domain-containing protein, whose product is MPPIPVPSHVHYELLLQLLERQTRIAVENQPLQREQVKQLIATLRKALAQQRQLEQSCEQANLPIEYRWSLNED
- a CDS encoding DUF7219 family protein: MINDSFLYPYHSYYGKLTPENLAFNANLQEFSEKINIISALENGGKISTVECYRRIQALWEDFEQATRKLGIEHSS
- a CDS encoding tetratricopeptide repeat protein: MAKTSDRMVKLSFCIIVKNEEKNLPACLKSVADAVDQMVVLDTGSSDRTVEIAKEWGAEVHHFEWCNDFAIARNESLKYATGDWILVLDADEHLNPAVIPHLQPAMAAKDVLVLNLVRHEIGATQSPYSLVSRLFRNHPQVRFTRPYHAIIDDDVETLLQQESHWKIANIPEIAIDHYGYEPEVIASKDKTNRARLAMERYLANHPGDPYTCSKLGALYTQMGKVKEGIELLENALPNANDDLVRYEFYYHLGLAYGRLQKWKKASQYYQKAIALEILLPLKLGAYNNLGNLLQAQGNLADALLAYQTTIEIDPTFAIGHYNRGMTFRLLGKLDSAIAAYGKAIEHNPRYAKAYQNLGVAYLKGGNVDESLRAFAQAISLYREINPAEGDRLRVELAAMGFSVARD
- a CDS encoding ABC transporter ATP-binding protein, which codes for MEPSTESTYPIETQDLRKVYRTGFWLNKTIESLKSCSLQVYPGETFGLLGPNGAGKTTLLKTLLGIVRPTSGRGTLLGRPLGDRSVKQKIGYLPENSYFYDYLTGWEFLQFTAGLFQIPKSVSRTRIPELLEQVGLSVQIAKTQQLRQYSKGMKQRIGFAQALINDPDIIFLDEPMSGLDPIGRYQMREIILSLKKVGKTLFLNSHILSDVEQVCDRIAILSQGRLICTGSLDELLGKPETYHVRGKGGNSDTIRRWIPHLSFDRDVWYGELEGNPYDFTASLRLMDAELIELKLARQSLEDFFQEAIAT
- a CDS encoding UDP-glucuronic acid decarboxylase family protein; translated protein: MRILVTGGAGFVGSHLIDRLMEANHDVICLDNFYTGNKRNILHWRDNPNFELIRHDVTEPIRLEVDQIYHLACPASPIHYQYNPIKTTKTSVLGTINMLGLAKRVKARILLASTSEIYGDPNVHPQREEYWGNVNTIGIRSCYDEGKRIAETLCFDYHREHGIEIRVARIFNTYGSRMLENDGRVVSNFVVQALKGIPLTVYGDGSQTRSFCYVSDLVDGLIRLMNGDREGPVNLGNPDEYTILELAEKIQQTINPDAKIEFKPLPADDPRQRQPDITRAREWLGWQPTIPLEEGLSKTIADFRDRLFSS
- a CDS encoding UDP-glucose dehydrogenase family protein, whose translation is MKVCVIGTGYVGLVTGVCLAHCGHHVICIDNNEEKVKLMKSGQSPIYEPGLSELMQASAKAGNLEFSSDLAGGVAHGDILFIAVGTPALPTGDSDTRYVEAVARGIGAHLTEGYKVIVNKSTVPIGSGDWVRMIVLDGIAERQKAGVSGEEALTEIKAEFDVVSNPEFLREGSAVFDTFNPDRIVLGSNGEKAIAMMQELYTPIVERKVGEDASLPPVPVVVTDLSSAEMIKYAANAFLATKISFINEVANICDKVGADVTQVAKGIGLDSRIGKKFLQAGIGWGGSCFPKDVSALIHTADDYNYEAELLKAAVSVNDRQRLIAVEKLQHELKILKGKTIGFLGLTFKPDTDDMRDAPALNLIEQLSRLGAKLKAYDPIISQSGMRHGLSDVIVETDPEMLADGCDALVLVTDWQQFLTLDYAKMASKMAHPVMIDGRNFLDSKQLEAAGFHYVGVGR
- a CDS encoding HIT family protein, producing the protein MKQPANKFSHLTAIDRQRLSFPARYLLAQKLLHGQILDFGCGLGNDVQLLSERGLQIQGYDPYYFPKYPDRKFDTIICLYVLNVLFPEEQANVIMDISHLLQPGGKAYYAVRRDLKRQGFRQHYVHKKPTYQCIVKLPFQSIHVDKFCEIYEYVRYNDRKHSDNSCIFCNPRKSLTLLTESATAYAILDGYPVSKGHALVVPKRHISNYFDLPFKEQSACWLMANKVQEILLKEFQPDGFNVGININEAAGQKMNHVAIHIIPRYRNDAGKRRGGIRHILPKNH
- a CDS encoding photosystem I reaction center subunit VIII, translated to MTGAYAASFLPYVLVPLVGMVMPAVVMGLLFIHIESDA
- a CDS encoding photosystem I reaction center subunit XI, whose product is MADSRDIEMITAYSDPQVGHLSTPISDSAFTRTFIGNLPAYRKGLSASRRGLEVGMAHGYFLYGPFAVLGPLRETDLASLAGLLATIGMISILTVALSLHGAADVNYPPVESATPAAPSNLWDKDGWGDFASSFFLGACGGAFFAYFLCLTPHLQPLQEVVNKVWSVG
- a CDS encoding HEAT repeat domain-containing protein: MFAIISFIVGGAAGIGIAYSLLENRLSSQQESLHSEHQQAIAQLEKDYQLRLEMKTEEEQQPESVPTQQSEESDNSRAQVARPEPATTSAAAAGGTEVTQTLQDMRTLVAQESLVRQVTLAQRDKYQTNAQEAVQGTEAPEAPTDPPVPYPEISVPPASAAANPSPPIRKLELNINTDDGEPTPEPVSEPVSADVLDSKAQVAPPETEPVKQIPVPQAPDPKQMIQSLGAWPQLSALPQLLGYVRDPNPEIRSSVAVSLGRLAASCPLTAEIERMVSSVGQLSQDAHPQVRERAIAALGEIRSDRVFPYLQRALSDANPNVKKAASQALQKLKPSYQGRSTTGRKPRALWESR
- a CDS encoding ABC transporter permease — its product is MTSSLQPPEELLSSKPKVRVSWQVAFTVAMFGFMYLPILVLAFYSFNQSAYSAGWKGFTFEWYIKLFSDSRILSSLQTSLLVAVCAVGISAVLGTLMAVGLAKYQFRGKSLYLGISYLPLIIPDIAIAVATLVFLAVFAIPLNLWTIVAAHIVFCLAYIALVVSTRLADLDPHLEEAALDLGATPLQAFLQVLLPQLLPGIVSGCLLAFVLSMDDFLISSFTAGSGFNTLPMEIFSRIRTGVKPDINALSVILIVMSGIVAFLGEFWRYQGEKN